Proteins encoded within one genomic window of Chitinophaga parva:
- a CDS encoding NAD(P)/FAD-dependent oxidoreductase, translated as MQQQISVKLLPYAAASHPDILQAAASALGVATTRITGYNILKRSIDARSRQVWYLLTLQVFVDEPYYHQSFTPIAYPSLPATATPVIVIGAGPAGLFAALRLIEAGLKPIVLERGRDVRTRRRDLALLNRSGVVNPESNYCFGEGGAGTYSDGKLYTRSGKRGDINKILQIFVQFGADEKILYEAHPHIGTNKLPHIITAMREQIIASGGAVHFEQKVTEFIINNEQLQGVKTATGATFNAKHAILATGHSARDIFELLHRQEILIQAKPFALGVRVEHPQALIDSVQYHSAVRGEYLPPASYSLVEQVEGRGVFSFCMCPGGIIAPAATSPEELVVNGWSPSKRNNPFANSGMVVTVDETDFVPFADKGPLAAMYYQQMVERRAFSAGGGRFVAPAQRMTDFVQRKVSATLPECSYVPGVHATDLFQVLPAAVAQRLATAFVAFGKKMRGYYTADAILVATESRTSSPVRIPRDGDTLMHPQIKGLYPCGEGAGYAGGIVSAAMDGERVAVAIAAL; from the coding sequence ATGCAACAACAGATCTCCGTAAAGCTGCTCCCATACGCAGCTGCCAGTCATCCCGACATTTTGCAGGCCGCGGCCTCCGCACTTGGTGTAGCAACTACCCGCATCACCGGGTATAATATCCTGAAACGCAGTATTGATGCGCGTTCCCGCCAGGTATGGTACCTGCTTACCCTCCAGGTGTTTGTGGATGAACCTTATTATCACCAGTCATTTACACCCATAGCATATCCTTCACTGCCCGCTACGGCCACCCCGGTGATCGTGATCGGTGCAGGGCCCGCCGGCCTCTTTGCGGCGCTGCGCCTCATTGAAGCGGGCCTTAAACCCATCGTGCTGGAAAGAGGACGGGACGTGCGCACCCGCCGCCGCGACCTGGCGCTGCTCAACCGCTCCGGCGTGGTAAACCCCGAATCCAACTATTGCTTTGGAGAAGGTGGCGCCGGCACCTACTCTGACGGTAAGCTGTACACACGCTCCGGCAAGCGGGGCGATATCAACAAGATCCTGCAGATCTTTGTACAGTTTGGTGCCGATGAGAAGATACTGTACGAAGCACACCCTCACATTGGTACCAATAAACTGCCCCATATCATCACAGCCATGCGGGAGCAGATCATTGCCAGCGGGGGCGCAGTACATTTTGAACAGAAGGTCACGGAATTTATTATAAACAATGAGCAGCTGCAGGGTGTGAAAACCGCCACGGGCGCCACTTTCAACGCTAAGCATGCCATCCTGGCCACCGGCCACTCCGCCCGTGATATCTTTGAGCTCCTGCACCGCCAGGAAATACTGATACAGGCCAAGCCATTTGCCCTGGGCGTGCGCGTGGAACACCCGCAGGCACTCATAGACAGTGTGCAGTACCACAGCGCAGTGCGCGGAGAATACCTGCCCCCCGCCTCTTACAGCCTGGTGGAACAGGTGGAAGGCCGTGGGGTGTTTTCTTTCTGCATGTGCCCCGGTGGTATCATTGCACCCGCTGCTACCAGCCCGGAAGAACTGGTGGTGAATGGATGGTCGCCCTCAAAACGGAATAACCCTTTTGCCAATTCCGGCATGGTGGTAACCGTAGATGAAACAGACTTTGTACCCTTTGCGGATAAAGGCCCGCTGGCGGCTATGTACTACCAGCAAATGGTGGAGCGCAGGGCCTTCAGCGCCGGTGGTGGCCGGTTTGTAGCGCCGGCGCAGCGCATGACGGATTTTGTGCAGCGCAAGGTGTCTGCCACCCTGCCGGAATGCTCTTACGTACCCGGCGTGCATGCCACGGACCTTTTCCAGGTATTGCCCGCCGCTGTGGCCCAGCGCCTGGCAACGGCCTTTGTGGCTTTTGGTAAAAAGATGCGTGGCTACTACACGGCCGATGCCATCCTGGTAGCTACGGAATCACGTACCTCTTCACCCGTGCGTATCCCGCGGGATGGCGATACACTCATGCATCCCCAGATCAAAGGCTTATACCCCTGTGGGGAAGGCGCAGGCTATGCCGGTGGCATTGTGAGCGCCGCCATGGACGGGGAACGCGTGGCAGTGGCCATTGCAGCATTATAA
- a CDS encoding DUF3127 domain-containing protein: protein MSFEITGKLVVKYNTMQRSETFKTREFVIEKSDDINGRIITNYIKFQAVQDRTAIVDRFQEGENVKVYFNIKGTRWEKDGKVNYITNLDAWRMESMMAGAPGADPQPNYGGSQEFTGGTGGGAAATSSVDDLPF, encoded by the coding sequence ATGAGTTTTGAAATTACAGGTAAACTGGTTGTGAAATACAACACCATGCAGCGCAGCGAGACGTTTAAGACCAGGGAGTTCGTAATTGAAAAATCCGACGATATCAATGGTCGTATTATCACCAATTACATCAAGTTCCAGGCAGTACAGGACCGCACCGCAATCGTGGACCGTTTCCAGGAAGGTGAAAACGTGAAAGTGTATTTCAACATCAAAGGCACCCGCTGGGAAAAAGACGGTAAGGTGAACTATATCACCAATCTCGATGCCTGGCGCATGGAATCCATGATGGCAGGTGCGCCCGGCGCTGATCCCCAGCCTAACTACGGTGGTTCCCAGGAGTTCACCGGTGGTACAGGCGGTGGTGCAGCAGCAACCAGCAGCGTAGACGATTTACCCTTCTAA
- a CDS encoding ABC transporter permease, translating into MNKIWLIIKREYLTRVRKKSFLVTTFLVPVFFAALIVTPGLMMMDKSNDERIAVVDESGLFKDRLRDADGVYYKYQQDTRIDSIRVHFKEKGFTGVLYLPAFEMDRISTLNVQYYSQGQPGLTLQAKLNSDVTNAVEDLRMEKAGIDKEKLNSIRTDIRVTPVNAAGQQGSAGVAFGVGYGSGFLIYMVLILFGMQVMRGVSEEKTSRIAEVMISSVKPFQLMMGKILGVGAVGLTQFLIWIGLTTFFWTLALPAILGHAAADAAVASSPQMANMQQMMHHIGDGMKAVNAPLLIVCFVFYFLGGYLFYAALFAAVGSLVNEDANEAQSMTLPVTMPVIVALFIMFKAVSKPTSALAVWGSIIPFTSPVVMMARLPYGMPGTVTWVQLILSMLLLILGFLGTTWVAGKIYRTGILMYGKKITWGEAVKWIFRKS; encoded by the coding sequence ATGAATAAAATATGGCTCATCATAAAGCGGGAATACCTTACCCGTGTACGTAAGAAGTCCTTCCTGGTCACCACTTTCCTGGTGCCCGTTTTCTTTGCCGCGCTGATCGTAACACCTGGCCTCATGATGATGGATAAGAGTAACGATGAGCGCATTGCCGTGGTAGATGAAAGTGGCCTGTTCAAAGACCGCCTGCGCGATGCGGATGGCGTGTATTACAAATACCAGCAGGATACCCGCATAGACTCCATCCGCGTGCATTTCAAGGAAAAAGGGTTTACCGGTGTGCTGTACCTGCCTGCTTTTGAAATGGACCGCATCAGTACCCTCAATGTGCAATACTACTCCCAGGGGCAGCCCGGCCTTACCCTGCAGGCAAAGCTGAATAGCGATGTGACAAACGCCGTGGAAGACCTGCGCATGGAAAAAGCTGGCATTGACAAAGAAAAGCTCAACAGCATCCGCACAGATATCCGGGTAACACCGGTAAACGCCGCCGGCCAGCAGGGCAGCGCAGGCGTAGCCTTTGGCGTGGGCTATGGCAGCGGGTTCCTGATCTACATGGTGCTCATCCTCTTTGGCATGCAGGTAATGCGGGGGGTGTCTGAAGAAAAGACCAGCCGCATAGCGGAAGTGATGATCTCCAGTGTAAAACCTTTCCAGTTGATGATGGGCAAGATCCTGGGCGTGGGTGCAGTAGGCCTCACGCAGTTCCTCATCTGGATAGGCCTCACCACGTTCTTCTGGACCCTGGCGCTGCCGGCCATCTTAGGTCATGCCGCTGCAGATGCAGCGGTGGCCAGCTCCCCGCAAATGGCTAATATGCAGCAGATGATGCACCACATTGGCGATGGCATGAAGGCTGTGAATGCGCCCCTGCTCATTGTTTGCTTTGTGTTCTATTTCCTGGGCGGTTACTTGTTTTATGCAGCCTTGTTTGCGGCCGTGGGAAGCCTTGTAAACGAAGATGCAAACGAGGCCCAGTCCATGACATTGCCGGTGACCATGCCAGTGATCGTGGCATTGTTTATCATGTTCAAAGCAGTCAGCAAACCTACCAGTGCACTGGCGGTTTGGGGCAGTATTATTCCCTTCACCTCACCGGTGGTGATGATGGCCAGGCTGCCTTATGGCATGCCTGGTACGGTAACGTGGGTACAATTGATCTTATCCATGCTGTTACTGATACTGGGTTTCCTGGGTACTACCTGGGTGGCGGGCAAGATCTACCGCACCGGCATTTTGATGTACGGTAAAAAGATCACCTGGGGCGAGGCGGTGAAATGGATCTTCCGGAAAAGTTAG
- a CDS encoding ABC transporter ATP-binding protein: MHLLQVSHLKKYYATHKAVDDISFDIPSGSIFGLLGPNGAGKTTLLRMITGIIFPDEGRITFDGHPYHALENSGSIGYMPEERGLYKKMKVEEQVQYLARLKGLSSGEANAQINYWFNKFDINNWRHKKIEELSKGMHQKVQFISTIVHKPKLLILDEPFSGLDPINANLIKDEIFQLAKDGTTIIFSTHRMGEVEEICSSIVLINQGKKILDGAVNQIKQDFKEGLYKIGFNGPVNFAHMATYHFELVRQQGNEYIVRKNRDSTTNEILNHFIRQDVQVNHFEEILPSLNDIFIRQVKAMDMPVPDMA, translated from the coding sequence ATGCATTTGCTCCAGGTATCCCACCTCAAAAAATACTACGCAACCCATAAGGCAGTAGACGATATCAGCTTTGACATTCCTTCCGGTAGCATCTTTGGATTACTGGGCCCTAACGGTGCCGGGAAAACGACATTGCTGCGCATGATCACCGGCATCATCTTCCCGGATGAGGGCCGGATCACATTTGATGGGCATCCTTACCATGCCCTGGAAAACAGTGGCAGCATTGGTTACATGCCCGAAGAACGGGGGCTGTACAAGAAAATGAAGGTAGAAGAGCAGGTGCAATACCTGGCCCGGTTAAAAGGGCTGAGCAGCGGCGAAGCCAACGCGCAGATAAACTATTGGTTCAATAAATTTGACATCAACAACTGGCGGCACAAGAAGATTGAAGAACTGAGCAAGGGCATGCACCAGAAAGTACAGTTTATCTCCACTATTGTGCACAAGCCCAAACTGCTCATCCTTGATGAGCCCTTCTCCGGCCTGGACCCCATCAATGCTAATCTTATCAAGGACGAGATCTTCCAACTGGCAAAGGATGGCACCACTATCATTTTCTCCACGCACCGCATGGGCGAGGTGGAAGAGATCTGCAGCAGTATTGTGCTGATCAACCAGGGGAAGAAGATCCTGGATGGCGCGGTAAACCAGATCAAGCAGGACTTCAAGGAAGGGCTTTACAAGATCGGCTTCAATGGCCCGGTAAATTTTGCACACATGGCCACCTATCATTTTGAACTGGTACGCCAGCAGGGCAATGAATATATTGTCCGTAAAAACCGCGACAGTACTACCAATGAGATCCTGAACCATTTCATCCGCCAGGATGTACAGGTAAATCATTTTGAAGAGATCCTGCCCAGCCTTAATGATATTTTCATTCGCCAGGTAAAAGCCATGGACATGCCGGTTCCGGACATGGCGTAA